The genome window ccggattttatccacaacttgacggtcatgctgtcgctcatagatttcgtcgttatataggctacgcaatcatccatcctcatgtagggagccaaaaattcttcggaggattcttctctcgaacgcggcgaggagttcgcaattcttcttgctaagaacccaagtctccgaggaatacatgagaactggcaagatcattgtcttgtacagtaagagctttgaccctatggtgagacatttcgaccggaacagtttttgtaaactgaaataggctctgtcggctgacaacaaccgtgcgcggattccatcatcgtaactgtcaTCGAGAATGGTAACACTTTATGAGAAGTCGAAAGTCGGCTTTTTGGTGTCACAAAATTTGCGGCATGGAGAGTCCATAAAAAACGGAAGGAAAGTGGTACGGTAGATCGTTCAAGAGACGGTGGGTGCCTAACtaacttaataaaatcaatGCGCTGCGCGAGACAATCTGCACAAAAGTAGCACACATGTTCGAAAGAAGCTGCTGAATTTTACAATGTTCAAATATCGACACCAGCTGCTGCTCAGCGTCTTTTGAGGTTgtgaaacaattgatttttactAATATGGCCTAATTATAATAACTTTTAGTAAAAACAGACTAAAGGGCTAAATCctgaatttcgaaaaaaaatatgaatgatcCCAAGTACCAAATACCCATAAAGAAGCATAATGATCTGGGGCTGATatcaattttgtgtaaaatttcCGAATCTAACCACATTTATTATAGATGTTGGTCCATTGATTCAAGTTGAAGTAGTTATGAGATCGTCAATGTATTGTGACGTTTTGGGAAAGCACATTTTATTACATGCTCACGATAAAATGGGACAACACTGGGTCTTCTCACAGAATAGCGTTCCCAAGCACACGTCCAAGCTTGTTCAGAAGTAGCCAAATGACAACCAAGTTGCAAAATAACCTGGCCTTTTCAAAGTCCTGACTGAACTCTTATGGAGCATCTTTGAGAAGAGTTATATTGACGTATTTGAGATCACAACTTTTCTAAAACAGCTGAACTAATGGCTGCTCTTCAAAAAATAGTTATTGTTGTAAAGTGCTTCTAAAACAAAAGTTTCCAAAGTTGTGAGGGGTTGGGAAAATGGCcactttagttttttaatcaaaagttttttttttattttaaattaacagCAATCATATTTACTTTTagaaggataaaataaaaccccaaatgtttaaaaaaaacctgaaattaaaaattttacaagGGTTTAATTGATTTTAAATGAAACTTTCCCAAGTTTTGACCACTACTGTATATATCGGTATTTTCACCCTGCCATCAACGGCTCGCTGTTGAAACACAAGACCTGTCATATGAGCTCGAACTGACCGCCAAAGAGCATTTAACCAGATCACCATACCGTAGCTCTGATGTAGCCAAGACAACTTCACGTAATGTCgggtttattttaaatattcattttgTCGTTTTCTTTTAGTCTAAGTTTAAAAGTTTAACAAGTCATGCCGCCAACAATTATCCAAGCAGCTCCACTATATCTCCACCAACAGTAGGTATAAAATTGTCTTTTGAATGTACCTAATAAGAGAAGTGAAGCCGATAGGAGTCGTCATCTGAGGCGTGTGCTATCAGGGGAGCAAAACTTCTACCCCCCAAATTCACAAAGAGTCGGCTCCGCGGGCTGACTGTCGTCCAATAGTCGGAAGTCTTTCTTGTTGCGCGGACGGCAGAAAATTTGAACAACCCCCTCGAGGATAGTGTCTTTATCCTTCGTATAAGTGAACTTATCGCCCACATCCAAAAGTATGTAACACCTGGGCATGGCTGACTACCAAAGCTAAATTTATGGTTGCGAACGAGGGTAACCGCGACGCACTGGAGTTCCTTTATTGCGAAACAGTACGGGAAGTATAGCGTAGCATGCTTCGTGACATAGGAGGCAGACATTACCGTGACTTACAAAGGCTTTGTACTACAAAACAGGTTGACGTAAgtcttttgatggtcctgtgagtACGTCAGGCCTctcgttcatgatgatgaacagCTTAATGTTTTCAGTGACACTTGGAAGTAGAACACCATGGCGGGGAAGAATTTTTTTCCTCCTAATTCTTTTCGTTAAATATATTAGATAAGGTAATGATAAATACAGGCACAGCCCCAGTAATGCCAGCACATGTGGTCCTTTGAATCCCATTACGCTTGGTTCTACTTTTTGATCAGCGTCCACCACATGATAGAACCGTACGGTGGAATGGGACCAACggcatcgaagtaaaatctcaaagaaatttgaaatacaaAGTATAGGCCTTCAAATTTAGATTTTGTCATCAATAGTTTTTCTTCTCGCTTTTGTAACGTCTTTTATACTATTTAGGCCGCAGAGCGTGAAGGCATTCAATAGACCATGTCGTCCTTTCTTAAACATTTCTACTTCGCTAATGTTTGACTCTGGATGTAGAGAAAGAAATAGATATCAACAAAAACAAGGTTTTTAGTCTGACAATTCATCGCAATTTTCCTCTTTGCATCAATGCAGAATATGATATCTATTTGGAAAGTGTTTATTTTGTCAACGGCGACATCGAACTTAATGTCGCTGGAAACATTAACGGTGCTAGGTGTGCTTCTATAGGGAAACACATGGGAAATGAGGACCAGGCTTTCAGCATGTCTAAGAATTTGTGTATGGGCCCGATACGCATAGAGATCACAAAGTGAAAGTGGCAGTAGAGAGACTACATATTAAGGAAGGGCGGCAAGTCCATTGCGGGCTATGTCATGCAAGGACATTCGTTATTCTTCCGTCATCCTAGAACTAAATGACGTAGAACAGTTGAGGAAGAATATATATCACCCACAATTCAATGGAGTAATGGAACGTCGAAATAAAACTATGAAGACACCTATTGTGTTCCATGGTAATTGTCCTGAAGTTCCATCTTTGGTACTACTAGAACACCGAACAGTACATCGCGAAAAGGTTGTTGCCAGCACGATGAAGTTTATACAGAGAGGAGGAAAACTCAACGGGGAACTAATTGTTTAAAATTGCTTTAACGAATTCCACTAACCTAAAATCccttaaaaataatccagaCTTTGCTTCAGCACACTAAAAAGTATTGTAAAATCTCATAAGGAGAAAGTGCAGAAGGTGAACTCGAGGAAGGATACAGAAATGTAATTGTGGCAATCTATGAAATCATATGACAAATTAACAGTATTTGCAACCAATAAACAAAAGGTAAAGGCCTAGACTAATAAACAACAAGGTAGAAGGGAGAAATAAAACGATGTCCAAGGACAATTGGCCTCACAATCTAGAACGAAGGAAGCGAAACTTCTTAAAGCATCGCTCGTAAGAACACTTCAACTGATTTAAATGTAAAGCAAAAGACTCCTCTTATCGGGTTTGCACCATTATAGTAGTAATGTTCACCATAGTTAACTTCCAAATGCACATTGTGTAGTTGAAGAAGTGTTCCATTTTCTTTAAGTGCTTTCAGTATTTTCAAAATCGCGAGACTTTCCAATAATAAAGGAAAAATGCATGAATACATACATTCtgtaaattcaattcaatttctttcCAGGGCCTTATGCAGTCGGGGTGTTTTCTCTCAAATCAGTGCTTTCCGTACAGCCAACCAATTCCCAGGCGTACGATGTATCACcatgaaaatcgttcagaaaccAGTGGAACCAGATGAGACTCCCGATGAAAGAAATATGCGTTTGAACCGTGAGCTGTCTCCACATTTATCCATCTACAAACCTCAACTGACCACCGTACTGTCCATCTCACACAGAATTACAGGTACAATAGCttctaatatcattgaacattgcAGTGGAAGACATCTGTCTCTTTTCCAGGTATGATGCTGACTGGATACGTCTCAGTTTTCGGATTGGGTGCTCTAGTCCTCCCGCACGATTTCTCGCATTACATTACGATGATCGAAGGTCTTCAATTGAGCTCTGCTAGTTTAGTTGTTCTGAAAATGATTCTCGCCTTCCCTGCTTCCTACCACTTGTGCAACGGAGTTCGCCATTTGCTATGGGATTCGGGCAAAATGCTTAAGTTGAAAGAGGTCTACTCATCTGGCTATGCAATGCTCGGTGCATCTGTTGGCTTGACCGTTTTGCTTGCTCTTTTGTAAAAAGAAGGGCAACTAAATGTTTTGTACagtttctttttgtaaattCGCAAAGCACATGTAAGTTATTTTTCGAATTTGTTTCTCAGCAGCAATAATTTCATTGGAATTTGAAATAAAGATCAGGTGTTCTCTTG of Hermetia illucens chromosome 4, iHerIll2.2.curated.20191125, whole genome shotgun sequence contains these proteins:
- the LOC119654542 gene encoding succinate dehydrogenase cytochrome b560 subunit, mitochondrial-like is translated as MAMNFSRALCSRGVFSQISAFRTANQFPGVRCITMKIVQKPVEPDETPDERNMRLNRELSPHLSIYKPQLTTVLSISHRITGMMLTGYVSVFGLGALVLPHDFSHYITMIEGLQLSSASLVVLKMILAFPASYHLCNGVRHLLWDSGKMLKLKEVYSSGYAMLGASVGLTVLLALL